The genomic DNA TACTATAATTTTGGGACGACCAAGGAAAACGTTTACAAGATTGACCTGAAAATTAACCAATCCCTGTTAGCCAACATGATTGGAATCACCCGAGAGTCGATCTCCAAAACCTTAGGTGACTTCCAAGCCGAAGGACTCATCGACATTCGTGATAAGCATCTATACCTCCTTGATATGAAACTGTTAGAATCCATGTGTCATGTGACGGAAGAGTTGCCAACGCTCCGCAAGTGGTATAACAATTAGGCGGCCTATTGCTCTCAATATAACAAATGACAGCGCTTTAATTCCGTTAACGGCGTAACGATAAATTTGTTAACCAATTCACAGAACGGGGGTTAACCCCTTAACAGTTCCATCAGCTTGCATTGTGCTATGCTTTTCGTGTAATGTTGCAACAGGCACAATATAACTAAGCTGGAGGGATTTTACATGAGCTTTCACATCGAAGCTAAAGTTGGCGAAGTCGCAGAATCCGTCTTACTGCCGGGAGATCCGCTGCGCGCGAAATATATTGCCGAGACTTTCCTGGAGGATACTGTCTGCTACAATCAGGTCCGCGGTATGCTGGGCTTTACAGGAACCTACAAAGGCAAGCGCGTGTCGATTCAAGGAACCGGTATGGGGATGCCTTCCGCTTCTATCTACATCCACGAATTGATTAATGACTACGGTGCCAAGCATCTTGTGCGGATCGGCACCTGCGGCGCGATTCAACCGGATGTCAAAATCCGTGACGTCATTATCGCTCAAGCTGCTGCTACCAATTCCGCGATCATTCGCAACCAGTTCCCTGGATACGACTTCCCGCAAATCGGGAATTTCGACTCCATTAAAACCGCTTATGAAATCGGTGTCAGCAAAGGGCTGAATCTGCGCGTCGGCAACGTTCTTTCCTCCGACCTTTTCTATACAGATAGCAGCGATGAATTCAGCAAGCTTGGCAAACACGGCGTATTGGCGGTAGAAATGGAGACAGCTGCACTGTACTACCTCACGGCTAAATTTGGAGTAAAAGGCTTAAGTCTGCTTACGGTCAGCGACCACATCCTGACCGGCGAGCAAACCACGGCTCAAGAGAGGCAAACGACGTTCAACGACATGATTGAAGTCGCCCTGGAGACCGTTACTCAATAAGGTCATAGGTATGGCCTTCCATTGAGCAGAACCCATCACAAACAACAAGAGGACTACCCGTATGCAGAGTGGGTACTGCGGCGGGCTAGTCCTTTTTTAGTTGATTTTAGGTTAGGAGGTTATTTTATTCGAATTAAAATGAGCATGCTGTTTCTTTTGGTGATCTGTTGCCTCGGGACTCTCCCAGTTAACACCTCTAACACCCTCGCCATGACGATACATCAAGATCGCTTTCAATTTATAGATGAAGAAATTACGCAGAACATGCAGCGGTTCAACATTCCGGGCATGGCTTTTGTGCTGGCTGATGAGAACGGTACTGTCTATTCCAAAGGTTATGGCGTGCTGAAGCAAGACAGTACCCTTAAGGTTAACACATCGACCAATTTTCATATTGGTTCTATCTCTAAGGTCTTTACCTCACTTGCGATTATGCAGCTCCGGGATGCAGGACAGATCCAACTCCATGACCCTGTCACTAAGTATTTGCCATGGTTCACCACGAAAGATCCTATTCTATCCGGCCGCATAACCATCCGGGATCTGCTAAATCATACAAGCGGGCTGCCAGGGCGGCTGAATGCCCATGATCTAACTGGAACAAGTCTGGAGACGATTGAGCCGCAACTCGGTCGGAAACTGCAGAACGTTTCTCTTGTAGCCAAGCCAGGTGCAACCTATGAGTATTCCAATATAAACTATGATCTGCTCCAACTTATTATAGAGGAAGTCAGCGCTCTTTCTTTTCCTGACTACATGAGTCAACAGATTTTTCAACCACTCGGCATGAAGCGAACATTCTTCAACCAGGATAACGAACTTGAACCTAATTCGGCCACCGGGCACCGATACCTCTGGGGGAATCTCCGGCCTTTTCATGAGCATCTTGCCTATGCTACATTGGGCTCTGCCGGTTTATCGACAAACGTTACAGATCTGGGCATTTACATTTCCTTTCTCTTAAGCGACTCTGCAGCATCAAACAATTCTGTTCTTCAATCGAGCAGTTTGCGTGAAATGCGCAAGGCGGCCATTTATGATTCGTCTATCGGGTATGGATACGGCTGGGAAATGACCAGAAATACGATTGAAAAAAAGGGAGGTCTGCCCGGGTTCACTGCTAACCTCATTATAGTTCCAGGTAAATCCTACGGCTTTGCCCTGCTTGCCAACTCCAAGCAAAATATAACCGATGAAACAAACTTTAATATTTATCGGATCCTGGAGGGGGATTCGCCTATTCATTTGGCCAAAGCCGATTATCCCGCCATTTCGCCTATAAATAAGAGTCTTCTATATATAAGCGGACTACTGATCTTCATCGTATTATTAATGTGGCTGCCCACACTCATTCGTTGTTTCACCAAGCAAGGCGGCTGTCTCTGGATCAAACCCACAACCGCAACCATACTCATCTGCTTCGTGTTGAATATCATTATAAATGTGGGAGTCCAGTATTACATTTACGTATACGTTCCCTTTGCCAGCGGAGCTCCGTCCCTCTATCGGCTTACGACGGCTCCCGATTCGGTAAATGGGTTGACGCTGCTGTCCATAGCTTGGCTCGTCTTCAGCATTTCAGTCGCGTGCAAGTCCTTAGTTCGCTTAAATAAGACATCACAGAGGGTTCAGAAAAGCACTAAATCAATCACTCCGCCTCGACAATGAACTCAGCCCACTTCGTCGCTACCGGCCCTCGTTCAGGAGCAGCGATGTAGTTCGGGCTGTCGATTCTGACTAGGTAGTTACCCGGGGCCTCGACTCGAACGGTTCCTGAAAACTTGCCGGCCTGAATCGGGAGCCTCTTGGTGCTGACTGTCTCGTATACGCTATAAGAATCTTCAGGCTTTGGATTATATTTCTGCACTGCTACAGTAACTTGGTCGAATAAGTGATGGGACTTTACCATCGTCCCCTCAATTGCAATTTCGGCACCGCTTTTCACATTGACATATCCGGACGCAGGCTGATTAATTGTAATGTATTGCTGGCCTTCCTCCGTCAATTTCACAGGCACCGCAGCAGAATCGCTAACCTTGCGCAAAACAGTGAAATGGGCTTCGCCTGCGGAAATAGCATATAACTTGAAAGGATTTATACCGGGCCGCAGTTCAGCCTCAAACTCCATGCGGTTGTAAAGGCGGCCATCCTGCGATATGCCTTTGGCCGTCACTTGCCCAGTTCCTCCACCCCAACCTCCGCTGCCAAAAGCGAACAGAAATTGCGGGGCATACATATCCTCCTGATACAGCATCGAGAATTTGGCCGTCTCTCCGTCGACCTCCCAGCTCGGAGTCAGCACTTCAATGATCTTCTCGCTCCAATTCCAGGTAACTGTTCCCTGGTTCAGCGACGCAGTAACACCGAGCCATGCCAGCGGCTTCACGGGAATATATATACGCCCGTTCGCCAAGAATGGCTTTGGAATTTTCTCGCCTGGTATCGTGTCCCCATCAGGCAAATAAATTTGATCCGAACCAATGCGGAAGGATAGCTCCTGCCAGCTAGGGACAACTTGCGGCTTCATGACAACCCGTGCCTCCCTTTTCTTGGCATCCCATGTCACAGAGGCGGCGGCACCGCTCTCCTGGAGCGTACGCAGCGGCACAAAGACCCGGCCGTTCTTTAGAATCGGTTGATCTGCACGTATGCTCTTTCCGTCTAATGTCGCGGAAGTGCCTTGCAAATTAAATTTCAATTCGTGCTTGATCCGGTACATTTTCGCAATGTCTCCCGCCGGGCCACTGGCCGCATCCGGCGCAGCGATTACAGGGGCAGCTAGTGCACTTATGCTTAGAGTCAGCGCTGACGTGATGGACAGCATAGTGGTCATTATTTTCCTCATCATTATTTATCCCTCCATCCTCTTTCTATGTATATAAACTCCATATTCCTTTCTAATGTTGCGAAATTAGCTAAATTTGCAAAATAAAATCAACTATATCGCAGGCGATTACAGCCTTGAACACAGTTGATCTTATATACAGCGCCCTTAACACCGCGTATCCTCTTACTGAATTGTACTCATTTGATCATTTGCTTAATCAATTCCCGGTTGCGTGCCTTGAAGATCTCGTTATGAGAAGAAACCATCCCGTTCTTGTGAGCGTCAGGCTGGATGTATTGCTTGGCTCGATTGACCGCATTGGCGGCATCCTGGAAAGCCCCGGCAATAAGATGCAGCTTCCCGTCGTGCTTCAAGATATCGCCGGCGGCATACAATCCCCCGATAGAGGACTCGCTGCCGGAACTGCCGGCAATATAATAATTGTCCGCAATGTCTATGTTCAGTTCGCTATTCTCCAGCAGGGTAGTATCGCGTTCATAGCCGTGATTAATAATGACTTCATCGACGCCAAGGAACATCACCTCGCCCGTCTCATGATTCGTCAGTTCTACACGTTCTATCGCTTCGTGGTTCTCACCAGCAATCAGCTTCGTAATCGACGTATTAAAATAACATTTAGCGGAGCTGTTCAGCAGCTGGGTCACTTGCGCCTCATGCCCGGACAACGACTCTTTGCGGTAAGTCAAATAGACCTGGCCGGCAATCGGCTCCAGTTCATTCGCCCAATCGATCGCAGAATTGCCGCCACCGGATATAATGACAGTCTTCCCTTTGAAACGCTGGAGCGATTTTACCGTGTAGTTCAGGTTAGACACCTCGAATCTCTCCGCGCCTTCAATCTCCAGCTTCTGCGGATTCAGGATGCCGCCGCCCACGGCGACGATTACCGTGCGCGAGTAGTGCTTCCGTCCTGAAGCAGCCTGTAAAACAAAGATGCCTTCCCCATCCCGAGAAATAGACTCTACCTTCTCATTCAATACAACCTCCGGATTAAAGGTCAGTCCCTGCTCAACGAGCTGCTCGATCAATTTCGCACCGGGAACTGGCGTCAATCCCCCAACGTCCCAAATCATCTTCTCGGGATAGACATGAACCTTGCCGCCCAGCCTTGGCTGATATTCTATCAGCTTGGTCTTCATTTCCCGAAGCCCGCTGTAAAAAGCGGAGTACAGCCCTGCAGGCCCCCCGCCAATGATCGTTACATCAAATATGTCCTGCCCTTGCTCCTCCACATCAATTCACTCCTCAGCAATATTTGTTGACCTAGAAAATGATTGACAACAGTACATGGTGATTTTATAGTAATTATATTGAAATTGATAATCATTATCAAGTAGAAAAGGGGATTAACAAAGTGAAGAGGCTATGGATTCCAATAATACTATTATTTGTACTCCTGGTTAGCGCATGCGGCAGCCAGGCCGCAGATCATAGAGGAAACAGCGGGGGAACCGGCCAAAATACGGACGCTGCTTCAGAGAACAAGGGAGCGCCGGACGGCAATAGCGAAGCTGGAACGATCACTTACCAGTCCGAGAACGGACCTATCGAAGTGCCTGCAAATCCGCAGCGCGTTATCGTGCTTTCCTCTTTTGCCGGTAATGTCATGGCTCTGAACGTAAATCTGGTTGGCGTCGATTCATGGTCGAAGATGAACCCGCGCTTTGCCGATCAACTTAAAGATGTAGAAGAAGTCTCCGACGAAAGTCTGGAGAAAATTATTGAGCTTGACCCCGACCTGATCATCGGTCTGTCCAATATTAACAATGTCAACAAGCTGCAAGAGATTGCCCCTACGGTAACGTTTACTTATGGGAAGGTTGATTATTTGACCCAGCACCTGGAGATCGGCAAGCTGCTGAACAAGGAGAAGGAAGCTCAAGCGTGGGTCGACGATTTCAAACAAAGAGCGCAGCAAGCCGGAGAAGACATTAAGGCGAAGATCGGGGCGGACGCCACCGTTTCGGTCATTGAGAACTTCGATAAGCAGATTTATGTATTTGGCGACAACTGGGGACGCGGCACGGAAATCCTGTACCAGGAGATGAAGCTGGCCATGCCGGAGAAGGTCAAGGAAATGGCGCTGAAAGACGGATACTACGCCTTATCTCTGGAGGTTCTGCCTGAATATGCCGGAGATTACCTGATCGTCAGCAAGAACCCGGATACGGACAACTCCTTCATGGAGACCGATACGTATAAAAATATGCCGGCCGTCAAAAACAAACATGTATTCGAAGCCAATGCGAAGGAATTCTATTTCAACGATCCGGTCACCTTGGACTACCAGCTGGAATTTTTTATCGATCACTTCTTAAACAAGTAGTTACAGATTGCCTTTATCGTTGAAACAAAGAACAGGGATTCTTATGACGATGTAAGAATTCCTCTTCTTTATATTCTACTTTAAGAAAAGATGAGTGACTGATGACTATAAAAAAACGAAAGACCATCCCCTTTCCTTACAAGCTCCTGGCCGGGATCATTGCATTTATCGGCATGTTCGTCATTGCCCTGGTTTTTGGAGCCGCAGACACGTCGATCCAAGATGTATGGCTGGCGCTAACTTCTAATACTGCAGGCGATAAAATTTCCATGATTCGCGAAATCCGCCTGCCTCGCGAAGTTGCAGCTATTTTCGTCGGAGCAGCCCTGGCTGTGGCTGGGGCGATCATGCAGGGCATGACGAAGAACCCGCTCGCAGATCCCGGCCTGCTTGGCCTGACAGCCGGGGCGAATGCGGCGCTGGCCGTAACGATCGCCTTCATTCCTGCGGCCAACTACTTCGGCATCATGATCGGCTGCTTTATTGGGGCGGCTGTCGGGGCCGCGCTGGTCTTCGGCATCGCCGCGGCTAGGAAGGGCGGCCTGTCCCATTTCCGAATCGTGCTGGCCGGGGCAGCCATCTCGGCATTCCTGTATGCGATCGCTGAGGGGATCGGGATTTATTTCAAAATATCCAAGGACGTATCCATGTGGACGGCAGGCGGCATGATCGGCACGACCTGGAAGCAGCTCCTGATCATCGTGCCCTTTATCGCGCTCGGCATCCTGGTATCGTTATTCCTCTCCCGCCAGCTGACCATCCTCAGCTTAAGCGAAGAGGTTGCCGTGGGACTAGGCCAGAATATCGCGGTCATCAAGACGGTTCTCTTCATCGTGATCATTCTGCTGGCCGGAGCTTCTGTGGCGCTTGTCGGGAATATGGTGTTCATCGGCCTGATGATTCCGCACGTCGTCCGGGCCATCGTAGGTACCGATTATAGGTACATTATCCCGATGTCGGCGATTTCGGGAGCTGCGTTCATGCTGTTTGCCGACACGCTGGGCCGAACTATCAACGCTCCTTACGAGACGCCCGTGGCCGCCATTGTGGCGATGATGGGTCTTCCTTTCTTCCTGTTCATCGTACATAAAGGAGGCAAAGCATTCTCATGATACAACGGGCATTACTACGCAAACAGCGCCTTATTCTGCTGATCCTGCTGGCGCTGATCATCGCCACGGTCGTTATTGGCATGGGAATCGGCTACTCTTCTTTATCCTATGACCGGTTAATCCCTACTCTGGTCGGTCAGGGCACATTCAAAGAGGAGTTTGTATTGTTCTCCGTCAGGCTGCCGCGAATCGTCATTACGCTGCTGGCCGGCATGGCGCTGGCCTTGTCAGGGGCCATCCTGCAAGGGATTACGCGCAACGATTTGGCTGACCCGGGGATTATAGGCATTAACTCTGGGGCTGGTGTGGCAATTGCGGTGTTCTTTTTATTTTTTCCGATCAAGGCAGGACCGTTTGTGTACTTGCTTCCTTTGGTGGCCTTCATTGGGGCCTTTCTGACGGTGTGTGCCATCTATGTATTCTCATACCATCGGACGGCTGGCCTGCAGCCTGTGCGCTTGGTGCTTACCGGGATCGGCTTCTCCATGGCGCTGTCCGGGGTCATGATCGTCCTCATCTCCTCCGCGGAGCGGGCCAAGGTGGACTTCATCGCCAAGTGGATTGCCGGCAACATCTGGGGTTCCGATTGGCCCTTCATCTTGGCGATGCTGCCCTGGCTGGGTGCGCTTATTCCCTTTACCTTGTACAAGGCCCATCGCCTGAATTTGATGGAGCTGAGCGAACCGGTCACGATCGGTGTAGGCGTGCCCGTTGAAAGAGAGCGAATCGTGCTGCTGCTTACTGCCGTTGCCCTCGCGGCGTCTGCCGTCTCCGTCACGGGCGGAATTTCATTCATCGGCCTGATGGCTCCGCACATAGCCAAGGCGCTTATCGGGCCGCGCAACCAGCTGTTCATCCCTATTGCGGTACTCATTGGCGGGTGGCTGCTGCTCGCAGCCGATACGATTGGCCGCAACATCGTTCAGCCAGACGGCATTCCGGCAGGGATCATGGTCGCCCTGATCGGCGCCCCCTACTTTGTCTATTTGCTGCTCAGAAAATAACCTGAACATCAGAAAGCCCCTAAAGCGCACGGCTACCGCCTGCTGCCTTAGGGGCTTGAACATTTCAGAGTTGCTTAAATTTCTTATTCAGTTACAGCCTTTACAGCACGGTCCATGGCATCGATCACCTTGTCACACCACGCATCGAATTCCGGATCCTCCAGTTGAAGCTCCGGATGGGCCAGTATGTACTGCACAGTCTGCTTGATGCCTTGATCAAGCCTAGTCGTTGCCACGAATTCCGGAACAAGGCGTTTCAGTTTAGAATTATCGAACACGACTGAATTGGCTTTATCCCCCAGCAGACTGCCCCGTAAATCATCCGAGCTGCACGCCGCCAGAAATTCGGAGGACACATGAACCGCATTCAGCTTCACGCCCAAAGCATCGGCAATCATCTCATAGATTTGGTTCCAGGTTACCGTCTCATCAGATGTAATATGAACGGACTCGCCGATCGCATGAATGTTGCCCATCAAGCCTATGAAGCCTTTGGCAAAATCGCTGTTATGTGTCATTGTCCAAAGTGAGGTTCCATCCCCATGAATAATGACCGGCTTGTTCTCAAGCATCCGCTTAGCGACCTGCCAGCTTCCCTTGCTGCCATGCACGCCCAACGGGATGGAGCGCTCGCAATACGTATGGCTTGGCCTTACAATCGTTATCGGGAAGCTATTCTCCCGGTACTGCTTCACCAGATACTCTTCGCAGGCGATTTTATTTCTGGAATACTCCCAATAAGGGTTCGATAATGGCGTTCCTTCAGTAACTCTATAATCCGACAATGGGGTCTGATAGGCTGACGCCGAGCTGATGAAAATAAATTGCTTCGTTCTCCCGTTGAACAGGCGATAATCCCTCTCCAGCTGCTCGGGGTGGAAGGCGATAAAATCGGCCACGACATCAAAGTTCATATTCTCGATAAGCCGAGCAACGGCGGCTTCATCATTGATGTCGGCTTGCAGAATATTGACTCCGGCCGGCAATCCGCTATTTCTTGTTCCCCGGTTCAACAAATACAGCTCGCAATTCTCCGTCTCGGCCAGCTGCTGCGTGATCGCTGAGCTGATCGTTCCCGTTCCGCCGATAAATAATACTTTCATTCGGACACCTCCATCCATGGTTGATTCCACTTTCAAGATATCATGTATGGTCCAACCAGACAATGACTTGATCATTCCAAATGTCCATTTAAAACATTCTCTTCCAATACGGCGAATTTATTGCCGTACACCTTGGTGATATGCTTATCCCCCCATGCGCATAAGGCATCCAGGATCCCTCGCAGGCTTTGTCCGTATTCGCTTAATTCATACTCCACCTTAGGTGGCACTTGATTATATATAATTCTATTAATTACGCCGTCTGCCTCCAGCTCGCGCAATTGCTGCGTCAGCATTTTCTGGGTAATTTCCGGCATAAGCCGCTTCAATTCGCTCGTTCGCTTCTTGCCATGCGTCAGATGGCACAGAATCACACATTTCCACTTGCCCCCAATGACCTCCAGCGTGGCTTCTACGGAAATATTATATTTCTTCTTTTTCAAAGTGCACTTCCTCCTTACATTTGAGCCTTCACATAGGTTCAAAAAAGCATCTACATTAAAACAAGTATCTATAGCACATTATAGTGTGTACTTATTCAAATCACATGCATACTTCATAATAGCACTTGTCGATGAGTTATCAAAATCATCCCAAGCAAATAGAAAGAATGATCGAGTGATAGGATATCCCTTCGTAAAGTAATATAATTAAACTACAGAGTTACAGAAATTTCCGTCTGAATAATCATGGGGCTAAAGGAGAGGATACGATGGTAAACGTCAGAGGAAGATGGGCGCTGATTACGGGCGCAAGCCGGGGCGTCGGTTATCAGATTGCTATTTTTATGGCCAAGCAGGGCTGCAACCTGATTTTGCACAGCAGAAGTCTGGAGCATACCCGGAAAGTCGAAGAAGAGGTTAAGGCATTGGGCGTAGAAGCCTATGGTGTGCAAGCCGAGCTGGCTAACCATGAGGAAGTCGTGGCCATGCTGGATGAGATTGAAGCAAACGGGACCGAGGTCGACATCGTCTTCAACAATGCGGCGGTGCAAATTGCGTATAGAACTGATTATTGGAGCACGCCCGTCGAGGACTTCGAAATGAGCTTCCGCATTAATTTCATTTCGATCGTCACCATCTGCAACAGGCTGATTCCAAAAATGATTGAACGCGGCTTCGGACGGGTCATCAACACGACAAGCGGCATCCGGAACGAGCCCGAGCAAGCCGGTTATGCGGCAAGCAAAGCCGCTCTGGACAAATTCACGAAGGATCTGGCTTCCCGTTTAGAGGGAACCGATGTAATGATCAACATTACCGATCCAGGCTGGTGCCGAACCGATCTAGGCGGGCCGCAGGCTCCATGCGCTGTTGAGAGCGTTGTTCCCGGCATCGCGGTAGGCGCCTTTGTAGACGATAAGAAAAGCGCGCGCTTCTTCCCTGCGCAGGACTTCGTCGGCATGACGCTTGAAGACGCGGTAGCCAAAGCCGAGAAGATCGAAGCGAATCCATATACCATTTAGCCGTAACGCGCAAAAAGGGGAGTCCGGAGGACTCCCTTCTTTATAGAATATAGATATCGACTTCCCCGTATACTCTGCCCTGGCACTATGCTTCACTCCATAGGACCCCAATATCCTAAAGCGAAGAAGATTGGCCTTTAAGCGCAGCGATCCGATGAAAAGCCGGTTTTGGATGATGCTGTTCATCAA from Paenibacillus woosongensis includes the following:
- the deoD gene encoding purine-nucleoside phosphorylase, with translation MSFHIEAKVGEVAESVLLPGDPLRAKYIAETFLEDTVCYNQVRGMLGFTGTYKGKRVSIQGTGMGMPSASIYIHELINDYGAKHLVRIGTCGAIQPDVKIRDVIIAQAAATNSAIIRNQFPGYDFPQIGNFDSIKTAYEIGVSKGLNLRVGNVLSSDLFYTDSSDEFSKLGKHGVLAVEMETAALYYLTAKFGVKGLSLLTVSDHILTGEQTTAQERQTTFNDMIEVALETVTQ
- a CDS encoding serine hydrolase domain-containing protein, whose product is MSMLFLLVICCLGTLPVNTSNTLAMTIHQDRFQFIDEEITQNMQRFNIPGMAFVLADENGTVYSKGYGVLKQDSTLKVNTSTNFHIGSISKVFTSLAIMQLRDAGQIQLHDPVTKYLPWFTTKDPILSGRITIRDLLNHTSGLPGRLNAHDLTGTSLETIEPQLGRKLQNVSLVAKPGATYEYSNINYDLLQLIIEEVSALSFPDYMSQQIFQPLGMKRTFFNQDNELEPNSATGHRYLWGNLRPFHEHLAYATLGSAGLSTNVTDLGIYISFLLSDSAASNNSVLQSSSLREMRKAAIYDSSIGYGYGWEMTRNTIEKKGGLPGFTANLIIVPGKSYGFALLANSKQNITDETNFNIYRILEGDSPIHLAKADYPAISPINKSLLYISGLLIFIVLLMWLPTLIRCFTKQGGCLWIKPTTATILICFVLNIIINVGVQYYIYVYVPFASGAPSLYRLTTAPDSVNGLTLLSIAWLVFSISVACKSLVRLNKTSQRVQKSTKSITPPRQ
- a CDS encoding stalk domain-containing protein is translated as MMRKIMTTMLSITSALTLSISALAAPVIAAPDAASGPAGDIAKMYRIKHELKFNLQGTSATLDGKSIRADQPILKNGRVFVPLRTLQESGAAASVTWDAKKREARVVMKPQVVPSWQELSFRIGSDQIYLPDGDTIPGEKIPKPFLANGRIYIPVKPLAWLGVTASLNQGTVTWNWSEKIIEVLTPSWEVDGETAKFSMLYQEDMYAPQFLFAFGSGGWGGGTGQVTAKGISQDGRLYNRMEFEAELRPGINPFKLYAISAGEAHFTVLRKVSDSAAVPVKLTEEGQQYITINQPASGYVNVKSGAEIAIEGTMVKSHHLFDQVTVAVQKYNPKPEDSYSVYETVSTKRLPIQAGKFSGTVRVEAPGNYLVRIDSPNYIAAPERGPVATKWAEFIVEAE
- a CDS encoding NAD(P)/FAD-dependent oxidoreductase — encoded protein: MEEQGQDIFDVTIIGGGPAGLYSAFYSGLREMKTKLIEYQPRLGGKVHVYPEKMIWDVGGLTPVPGAKLIEQLVEQGLTFNPEVVLNEKVESISRDGEGIFVLQAASGRKHYSRTVIVAVGGGILNPQKLEIEGAERFEVSNLNYTVKSLQRFKGKTVIISGGGNSAIDWANELEPIAGQVYLTYRKESLSGHEAQVTQLLNSSAKCYFNTSITKLIAGENHEAIERVELTNHETGEVMFLGVDEVIINHGYERDTTLLENSELNIDIADNYYIAGSSGSESSIGGLYAAGDILKHDGKLHLIAGAFQDAANAVNRAKQYIQPDAHKNGMVSSHNEIFKARNRELIKQMIK
- a CDS encoding iron-hydroxamate ABC transporter substrate-binding protein, whose product is MKRLWIPIILLFVLLVSACGSQAADHRGNSGGTGQNTDAASENKGAPDGNSEAGTITYQSENGPIEVPANPQRVIVLSSFAGNVMALNVNLVGVDSWSKMNPRFADQLKDVEEVSDESLEKIIELDPDLIIGLSNINNVNKLQEIAPTVTFTYGKVDYLTQHLEIGKLLNKEKEAQAWVDDFKQRAQQAGEDIKAKIGADATVSVIENFDKQIYVFGDNWGRGTEILYQEMKLAMPEKVKEMALKDGYYALSLEVLPEYAGDYLIVSKNPDTDNSFMETDTYKNMPAVKNKHVFEANAKEFYFNDPVTLDYQLEFFIDHFLNK
- a CDS encoding FecCD family ABC transporter permease, which produces MTIKKRKTIPFPYKLLAGIIAFIGMFVIALVFGAADTSIQDVWLALTSNTAGDKISMIREIRLPREVAAIFVGAALAVAGAIMQGMTKNPLADPGLLGLTAGANAALAVTIAFIPAANYFGIMIGCFIGAAVGAALVFGIAAARKGGLSHFRIVLAGAAISAFLYAIAEGIGIYFKISKDVSMWTAGGMIGTTWKQLLIIVPFIALGILVSLFLSRQLTILSLSEEVAVGLGQNIAVIKTVLFIVIILLAGASVALVGNMVFIGLMIPHVVRAIVGTDYRYIIPMSAISGAAFMLFADTLGRTINAPYETPVAAIVAMMGLPFFLFIVHKGGKAFS
- a CDS encoding FecCD family ABC transporter permease is translated as MIQRALLRKQRLILLILLALIIATVVIGMGIGYSSLSYDRLIPTLVGQGTFKEEFVLFSVRLPRIVITLLAGMALALSGAILQGITRNDLADPGIIGINSGAGVAIAVFFLFFPIKAGPFVYLLPLVAFIGAFLTVCAIYVFSYHRTAGLQPVRLVLTGIGFSMALSGVMIVLISSAERAKVDFIAKWIAGNIWGSDWPFILAMLPWLGALIPFTLYKAHRLNLMELSEPVTIGVGVPVERERIVLLLTAVALAASAVSVTGGISFIGLMAPHIAKALIGPRNQLFIPIAVLIGGWLLLAADTIGRNIVQPDGIPAGIMVALIGAPYFVYLLLRK
- a CDS encoding SDR family oxidoreductase; the encoded protein is MKVLFIGGTGTISSAITQQLAETENCELYLLNRGTRNSGLPAGVNILQADINDEAAVARLIENMNFDVVADFIAFHPEQLERDYRLFNGRTKQFIFISSASAYQTPLSDYRVTEGTPLSNPYWEYSRNKIACEEYLVKQYRENSFPITIVRPSHTYCERSIPLGVHGSKGSWQVAKRMLENKPVIIHGDGTSLWTMTHNSDFAKGFIGLMGNIHAIGESVHITSDETVTWNQIYEMIADALGVKLNAVHVSSEFLAACSSDDLRGSLLGDKANSVVFDNSKLKRLVPEFVATTRLDQGIKQTVQYILAHPELQLEDPEFDAWCDKVIDAMDRAVKAVTE
- a CDS encoding winged helix-turn-helix transcriptional regulator, whose product is MKKKKYNISVEATLEVIGGKWKCVILCHLTHGKKRTSELKRLMPEITQKMLTQQLRELEADGVINRIIYNQVPPKVEYELSEYGQSLRGILDALCAWGDKHITKVYGNKFAVLEENVLNGHLE
- a CDS encoding SDR family NAD(P)-dependent oxidoreductase, with the protein product MVNVRGRWALITGASRGVGYQIAIFMAKQGCNLILHSRSLEHTRKVEEEVKALGVEAYGVQAELANHEEVVAMLDEIEANGTEVDIVFNNAAVQIAYRTDYWSTPVEDFEMSFRINFISIVTICNRLIPKMIERGFGRVINTTSGIRNEPEQAGYAASKAALDKFTKDLASRLEGTDVMINITDPGWCRTDLGGPQAPCAVESVVPGIAVGAFVDDKKSARFFPAQDFVGMTLEDAVAKAEKIEANPYTI